The DNA sequence AAGGACTTTTGTGCACTCAAGTTATCTGTTCCGACGAATCCGAAGCGAATCCAATTGGCACGGATGGTATACTGCTCTCTTTGAATTGACTATAGTTGCTTTGAGCTAATGTAAGCCCATCTTCGCAGGCAGGATATATATGCCATTCTTTTGGATAACTATTTGCTTCTGAcaagggaggaagagggtgggAAGTATGTTGTGATATCGCGCGTGAGCCAATTATATGATGTCAACATGTAGGCGACGGCACTGATTTATTACGATCTCCTCCAGCCTATTCACCTGGACTTTCTGAATATAATATCCACCGACGGAGCACCTGAGAAACGCTATGATCATAGCGCTCATGGTAATCATAAGAAAAACAATACAGTGGCGTGAGTGAGGTAGAGGATCACAGCGAAACTGAAGGAAATGCTGATGCGGGTTGGTAGAATGGATACCATGCTGCCAGCTGAGGCATTGATGTATCCTTTCACCGTCTCTATTGGGGGACCGGAAGGGAAAGCCTACACCTTATGCACTACGTGAGTATATCGACGCCCTATGGACTCCTAATCATAGCTAACACATGCATTTTCTAGAGATCAAGCTCACCGGTGAGCATGTGTTACTTGACATGGTTGTTCTTAATTAATGGCAAACAGTTCAGAATGGATCGATAAAATCCAGAATACCCAGATGTTGCGAAAATATGACTTAGAAAGCAATCGGGTGTGTCGCATGTATGCCAAACCCAATACATAGCTAACGGTCGACATTTAGATCTTCGTCACGCATACCATATCTATGCCTTCAAAAATGCGTAGCCCGGTGATTTGTAGCGAAACATTCATCGTTCACGGCCGAGATACCGTGGCCTTCGCCACAGAGACATCGGTATGGTTGGGGTGGTTGAGAGATACGCATTGTATGCAATATGGCGATTCGCTAATTCACTATGGCAAGTCGCTGATACACTGATGAATAGCATTCCGCGAGTTGGTGCAATTGCAAAATGGGCAGATATCCTCCATAGCTCTGGTCCCAGAATTTTCGTGGCTGCTTGTTTTAAGTTCGGGTACCCTTCTAGCATTCAACCtcaagaggatgatgcCTACCTCCGATCCTTCAACATGGATGAGCATGGGGAGAGCCCAAGGGCAGTTGCTTAATCAATCTGGGCATTCGGTTGCTTGGGTATATACGGGCAAAACTAAGGGCCGGACACTGAGTGAGCTGTCCATCACTTGTTAGCCTTGGGTAGGACTGATTATTGGGGAATGGAAAGTAACATATGTCGTCTATGGTCGAAACACGCATGGCTGCACTCTCAATTTTCTCGAACCACTGTTCGATAACAGCTATCcatccgcttcttctctcctttctgACCCTGTTTTCCGCAGCTTCGCCTCGCTCCACCTTCCTGGACATGCCTCTTCAATCACTTTCTTCCGGCAGACTGTGGCGATTACCACAGAAAAGACGATCGTTATAGCAGAACCTGGCAATCCGGTGTACAATTGTGTACCCACTGCCGGTAGTACTGCCTTTTTAGCTGAAGACGCCGTGGTTGCTAAACTTTTGAACGGTCAGGGAAGGACAAGGGCCGAAGGGAGGCCTTTGGGTATGTGGCAAACAGGAGGCGACGAATTTATTTTGGTATACGATTGGGGAGCATGCTTTGTGACCAAATGTGAGGGCTAATGAAAAGTATTCGTAAGTAGTGTGCTGACTCGCAGACAACTTAGTTGGAGAAATATGCCGATCAGGAGCTTTTTTAATCTGGGATCTGTTCCCCGTCTACGCGATCTTCcgttctcctcatcttctactGTTTGATGATTCTAGTCGCGCAGAGGTCCGCAATGTGACCTCGGGGAAGATGTGTGAAGTTATCGAAGAGAAAGGCCTCCGTATGATGCCCCGTACCAGAGAAGAGCAGGGGATGCTGGGTTGGAGTGAAAAAGGGTTGATCCAGCTTGTAGAGGTAAGTTTGGATGACCTCAAGAATAGACGCCTTTATTAACAATGTCTGGGGATGTTTGTAGACGGTTGAATTGTAATGTCGTCGTAGAATGAAGCTTCTTTGGGTTATTATGAAGTttgatcatcatcaataaTATCCACCACTAGTACGAGATGTTTACAGACGGTTTGCCATGAGGCAGTAAACTGATCGCTCAGTACGTAGTAATAATATTCAATATGTCTGCTCATTCTGCATAGGCTTCTGTTATATGAGGCTGGCGTGTATTCTACGGATGTGCAAAAGAGATAAAGCCTGAGACATCTATGACTTATGCCTTGTAGAAAAAAGCAGTTGCGTGAGGAACAATTGAAGAGGCTGTTTTGTTGTGTTGAAGTTACAAATCCACTGGTGTCCTGATCCATGTGCGTTCCGTAAATAGCGCGGAGTTTGGAAATCACTCATCATGCATGTTGTGGGTTCTGCTGTCATCCTCATTATTCTATCCGCAATCCCTTTTCGGCGACAACTAATTTGTTTATCTCGTTCCCTTACATCGCTTTGAAGCCATTAACCATGTCTGAAGGAGCTGGTTCATCGTCAAATCTTGGCAAGAGACCC is a window from the Cryptococcus neoformans var. neoformans JEC21 chromosome 2 sequence genome containing:
- a CDS encoding signal transducer, putative: MPIMDYLTANTASRTPTASSSSIDSLSGSSDTKAYKQSRSKSFGGVFKRHRLSWGGPSIEKFRLGERDSSNEDCSGGIGGKPYNEQQPLDNLNGQSYVNHIRRSSDSSQLIRDLRKGNESEDFKAIDTYRLPGIGFVGTNASKDAIERPPWRSIRCEESSGSLLSPGWSPALSDRLYEDLAPAPQNPSHRYLTPQDSYSLLLTYQSSAVTSHSSFDVSTSSRCPIDQKMSSSSADQELSPEWHQIVDKSLCDSLDKMEQRRQGLWWEIIKGEREYVRDMGIMHHVFIQELRDCRPPVIESTKLEPFIAEVFSTAVILSHAHETILRNLMERQRIEWPLLTTATDIYLQIMLEIVDPYEAYMKNYPFAEARVRRESVKNQEFHKFLELRNTASLTNRRDIFTFLSRPVTRLPRIILLLGELLKVTPKEHADKEDIPVLKEMLERVVKDTEHGIEAAAVKIKLWNIAERLLFKKGEITDLDISNPKRTFVHSSYLFRRIRSESNWHGWQDIYAILLDNYLLLTREEEGGKYVVISRPIHLDFLNIISTDGAPEKRYDHSAHGNHKKNNTVAMDTMLPAEALMYPFTVSIGGPEGKAYTLCTTDQAHRSEWIDKIQNTQMLRKYDLESNRIFVTHTISMPSKMRSPVICSETFIVHGRDTVAFATETSVWLGWLRDTHSFRELVQLQNGQISSIALVPEFSWLLVLSSGTLLAFNLKRMMPTSDPSTWMSMGRAQGQLLNQSGHSVAWVYTGKTKGRTLITYVVYGRNTHGCTLNFLEPLFDNSYPSASSLLSDPVFRSFASLHLPGHASSITFFRQTVAITTEKTIVIAEPGNPVYNCVPTAGSTAFLAEDAVVAKLLNGQGRTRAEGRPLGMWQTGGDEFILVYDWGACFVTKFGEICRSGAFLIWDLFPVYAIFRSPHLLLFDDSSRAEVRNVTSGKMCEVIEEKGLRMMPRTREEQGMLGWSEKGLIQLVETVEL